In Lactococcus protaetiae, the genomic window TTGTTTAAACATTGAAGCGGGCAAACTATTGTTTGGTTCAGAGTTGACGATTTCTTTGACAATTTTAGCTTTTCTTTCACCAGTTGCCATTAAAATGATTTTTTGAGCAGATAAAAGTTGCGAAAAACCTAGAGTAATTCCTTGTTGTAGATTAATTTCTTGGTCAAAATATTTTGCCATAACTTTTTTTGTCATATCAGAAAGTTCAACAACATGTGCCTTTTCATCAGGATTAAATCCTGGTTCATTAAGCCCAATATGACCATTCATTCCGATACCCAATAACACAAAATCAATGCCAAGCTCCTCAACAATCTGATTAATGTTTTTGATATCCACATCCAGATTTTTTGATAAGCCATCAAAAATATTAATTTGGTCAGTGCGAAATTTCATCGGGCTGAAGAAATCATCATAGAGCATTTGTGAGCACGAACCAACTGTTCCGCGTCCAACTCCAATCCATTCGTCCAAACCTAAAAGACGTACCCGTGAAAAATCTATTTCTCCATTTTTACGTACTTCAAACAGTTTATCCATCACTGGTCTGGGAGTTTCCCCGCACGCAAAGCAGAGCACTGCATCTGGTTTCTTTGAAATAATATCACTAACAATCTTTACTATTTGTTCAACTAATTCATCTTGTGAATCAAATTTTTTTAGTTCCATTAAATCCCTCATCCTCTGGAATTTCGACATATTTTTTTGCTGTAAATTCTTGAATAGCACTATGGCTTGATTCTATAAATAATTGTGCAAGTTCATGCGCATCCTCAAAGTTAGGAATATCATTTTGCAAAGCTACTTCAAGTAGCGCCCCAATATTGCAACCAGCGACCACAGCTACATTTTTATATTGTGAGGCAATCAAGACAGCTTGCTTATAAGGTGTTCCACCTACCAAATCACAGAAAAATACTAAATCATCCATCTTTGGAAATTGTTGTTCCAAATCAGACTCACTCATCTCTGCTGTAAAATCAATGAATTCGACACCTGAAAGTGTTCCTGCCAAGAGTTGCACAGTAGATTGTAATCCTGTCGCATAGTGACCGTGACCCGTTATAATAAGTTGCATTTTACAGAACTCCCAACCATGATAATACAAGTGCGAGAACAAAAGTAATCACGATGACCATAATTGGACTCACATTTTTCTTTTTTAAAAGCCAATACAAAAAGAAAGTATAGCTTAAAGCTAAAATATTTGGGAAAATCCGATCAAAAAATGAGGTCTGAATAGAGAGATTATGACCTGATGCAATATGAATTTTTGTCAAGACAGTAATTTGCACATAACTTGCAATCAACCCTCCAATTACGGTAACCCCAGTACATTAGCAGCATGCGAAATTGGTCCCATATTCTCATTGATCTGTGTGATAGCTTTTGTACCAGCATTATAACCTAAATGCGCAATAGGAATCCGCATAAGAAACATTCCGATATAAACAAGAAAGAATACTAACGGACCTAAAATACTTCCTTCTTTTGCAAAACTGGCTGTAATACCAGCCGTAATAGGCAAAATCGTAAACCATGTAATCGCATCTCCTATACCCGCAAGAGGTCCAAACAAAGAAACACGAATTGTATCAATCATCTCACGGCTTTCATGACTTTCTTCTAATGAGGCAGTCAACCCTTCAATAAAAGGAACTGCATAGTTGTTTGTATTGATAAAAGCTAAGTTGGCAGTCATGGCTTTTGCCAACCCTTCTTTATCCTCACCATATACTTTTTTAAGCATAGGCAGGATTGCTAAGGTATAGCCATCTGCCTGCATTCGTTGATAATTAAATGCTGCTTGATTATATAAAGAACGAATCGCAAGCATGGTAATATCTTTTTTGGTTAAAATTTTCTTTGGTGTTTCTACTTTAGATTCCATCTTCTTCACCTCCTCCAGTGAGTGCCAACTCCTCAATCGTTCTCATTTTCTTGTCTGTTTCATCTTTTTCACGTGCATGGTAAAATTCAATAAGAGCAAGTGCTACACCAATAACAGCTACAGGCATTAAATTACCAAAAGTAATAAAACCTGCCGCCGTAAAGCCTATAAGTAAATAAGCAGTATATTTGACTTTAAACATATTTTTAAGCAATAAACCAAACCCAACTGCGGGAAGAATTCCACCTGCAATGTTCAAACCATGATTAAGCCATGCTGGAAACGAATTAACAAATTGTTTCATCAACAGCTAAGAAGGTAATGACAAAGTAGGTAATTCCAACGATAACAGTAGGAAGCAACACCAATCTTGCAAATTTTTTAACATCTGCATTGGCTGCATAGATATCCAATTTCTTAGTGAAACCTGAAAATGCCGAATAATAGAATAGCATAATATATTGCATAAGAATACTAAAAGGAAGCGCCAGACCGATAGCCGTAGCAGCATTGTGTCCTGTGGTATGTGCAATGACAACTGTCATAATCCCGGCAAGTACGGATTAGGTGGCTGTGTTCCTCCTACAGGCGTCAAACCCGCAAATGTAAGTTCGGTCAATCCACCAGCAATAATACCAAGTGTCAGATCTCCCAATAAAAACCCAACAACAGTCGAAACAATCATCGGACGAAACCAGTAGAATCCTTCAAGCCAAAAGTCTATCCCAGCAACTAAGGCAAAAAGAGAAACTAAGATTCCTTGAAGTAGAGTAATATTCATAATAAATCATTCATTCCAAATTTTATCAGAATGTCCTTCCTATTTATTTTTTTCAAGAAAATCATTTGTGACAACTACTTTTTTATCGTTTGGTAATTCTTGAAGATAAACTTCAATACCTAAACCGATTAAATCTCTAAAAGCTTGCTTGTCTATTTCATCCACAAAAACCTTATTTGAAAGACCAATTTTACCTTCTGAATAGTGCATATTGCCGATATTTAGACTGCTGAATTTTACACCACCTTTCACCAGTATCAAAGCGTCTTCAGGTGTCTGGATAATTAAAAATATTTTTTGCCGAGGTGATGCCTTGTGAATCATATCAATCGTTTTTTTCAAAGTCCAAAAACGAATTCCGACTCCTGAACTTTCTGCTGTCGCACTCATCAATGTCTGCTGGAGCTCATTTTCAGCTGCAAAATCATTTGCGACTAGCAATAAATTTGTTCCACATTGAGCTGTCCAAACCACTCCAACCTGTCCATGGACAAGCCTATTGTCCACACGTGCAAGAACGATATTAGGTTCTGTCATAATAAATTCTCCTTAATAAATTATTAAATCTTTACTTACTATTGTATTCGCTTTCTTTTGAAAAATTTTTCTTTTTTCACAAAATTGGAAAAAATTTTTTCAAAAAAGAAGCTAATTACTTAGCTCCCGTTATATTTCCTAAATTTTTATAAATAGACCACATATCCAATAAAACACGAGCGATTATCTCAAGAGAAATACGACTGGCTGTGTCTGTTGTCATACCAAATTTTTTTAAATGAGATTTGTAACATATCATCTTATAATCCGCTTGCTGTGCAAGAGTACTCTCTCCCTCACTAGTTAAAGTTACCATATTTGCATGATTTTTTTTAGCAATCTCTCCGGCTAATATTATTTCCTCAGTTTCCCCATACAACGATAATATAAGCAAAAGATCTTCTCTTCCCATCTTATTTGCATAAAAGAGCATATAATCTTTATCATCTAATGCAATGCAACTTTTTCCTGATAATTGTAACTTACTTGCAAAATAATTAGCCACACTTTTCGTTGGACCAGCTGACATAATATAAATGTTTTGTGATTTATGTATTAAATGGACAATTTCTTCGATATCACCCAGCACAAGCAAATCAATAGTACGGTTGACTTCCTCACGATTTTTTTCAATCAATTCTTGTGCTACTACAGAAAAACCAGACTCTTTCAAAATATAGTGTGGCCGATTTTTCTTTGAACTTTTATAATCAGAATAACCATCATATCCACTTTTTTTTAGAGTTCTTTCAATTGTTGCTGCTGAAACATGAGAAATAGATGCTAATTTTGTAATAGTCATTGACTGCACCTTGTCTTCATTATCTTCTAAAAAATTCCATGTATATAACTCAGTAGATGAAAAAGACCTATCCATTATAAGCACCTCCATTTTATATTCCGCGAATCTATATTATCACATTTTCCCGACTCTATGCAATCTAAGGTGCAAAACAATTATCCAACAGTTACTGCGCAAAGGGTTTTCCTATGCTATGATACGCTCCGCCCTCCAAGATTATCCCCTCAACTAAACTCGCCTTCTAAAACGAAGGCTTTTATCTTACCTCAACTTCGTAAAATAAAAAAAAGAGGAGTAACACTCCCCTTCTCCCCAAACTTGGCCACTCGCCTATCTCCCAGGGGCAACCCCCAAGTACTTCCGCCGTAGATGGACTTAACTGCTGTGTTCGACATGGGAACAGGTGTATCTCCATCGCAATGATGACCAAATCTTTAAATGTTCCTTTGAACATTCAAAACTAAATAACAATCCTTCTAACTTCTAAACCTTAAGCATTTTATAGTTGACTCTTTTGGTAAAGTCCTCGAGCGATTAGTACTGGTCCGCTCCACCCCTCACAGGGCTTCCACTTCCAGCCTATCAACCAGATCATCTCTCTGGGCTCTTAATTCTTACGAATGGGAAATCTCATCTTGAGGTGGGCTTCGCACTTAGATGCTTTCAGCGCTTATCCCTTCCCTACATAGCTATCCAGCCGTGCTCCTGGCGGAACAACTGGTACACCAGCGGTAGGTCCATCCCGGTCCTCTCGTACTAAGGACAGATCCTCTCAAATTTCCTACGCCCGCGACGGATAGGGACCGAACTGTCTCACGACGTTCTGAACCCAGCTCGCGTGCCGCTTTAATGGGCGAACAGCCCAACCCTTGGGACCGACTACAGCCCCAGGATGCGACGAGCCGACATCGAGGTGCCAAACCTCCCCGTCGATGTGAACTCTTGGGGAGATAAGCCTGTTATCCCCAGGGTAGCTTTTATCCGTTGAGCGATGGCCCTTCCATGCGGTACCACCGGATCACTAAGCCCTAGTTTCCTACCTGCTCGAGTTGTAGCTCTCGCAGTCAAGCTCCCTTATACCTTTACACTCTACGATTGATTTCCAACCAATCTGAGGGAACCTTTGGGCGCCTCCGTTACTCTTTAGGAGGCGACCGCCCCAGTCAAACTGTCCGTCAGACACTGTCTCCCTGGCCGATATTGCCAGCGGGTTAGAGTAACCATAAGTCAAGGGTAGTATCCCAACAACGCCTCAATAGAAACTAGCGTCCCTATCTCAATGGCTCCTACCTATCCTGTACATGACTTACAGGTACTCAATATCAAACTACAGTAAAGCTCCATGGGGTCTTTCCGTCCTGTCGCGGGTAACCTGCATCTTCACAGGTACTAAAATTTCACCGAGTCTCTCGTTGAGACAGTGCCCAAATCATTACGCCTTTCGTGCGGGTCGGAACTTACCCGACAAGGAATTTCGCTACCTTAGGACCGTTATAGTTACGGCCGCCGTTTACTGGGGCTTCAATTCAGGGCTTCGCTTACGCTAACTCCTCCTCTTAACCTTCCAGCACCGGGCAGGCGTCACCCCCTATACATCACCTTGCGGTTTAGCAGAGAGCTGTGTTTTTGATAAACAGTTGCTTGGGCCTATTCACTGCGGCTGGCTTTTACACCAGCACCCCTTCTCCCGAAGTTACGGGGCTATTTTGCCGAGTTCCTTAACGAGAGTTCTCTCGATCACCTGAGGCTACTCGCCTCGACTACCTGTGTCGGTTTGCGGTACGGGTAGATATGACTTTACGCTAGAAGCTTTTCTTGGCAGTGTGACATCAGAGAGTTCGCAACCGTAGTTGCTTCCCCATTACAGCTCAATGTTAAAGAGAAATGCATTTGACACATCTCACACCTCACTGCTTAGACCAGAATCCATTAACTGGCATCTCTTAGCCTACTGCGTCCCTCCATCACGATCATATCTAGTACTGGAATATCAACCAGTTGTCCATCGACTACGCCTTTCGGCCTCGCCTTAGGTCCCGACTAACCCAGGGCGGACGAGCCTTCCCCTGGAAACCTTAGTCTTACGGTGGATAAGATTCTCACTTATCTTGCGCTACTCATACCGGCATTCTCACTTCTTAACGCTCCAGCACTCCTCACGGTATACCTTCTTCGCGGTTAAGAACGCTCTCCTACCATTGATAATATATCAATCCAAAGCTTCGGTAATATGTTTAGCCCCGGTACATTTTCGGCGCAGGGTCACTCGACTAGTGAGCTATTACGCACTCTTTGAATGATAGCTGCTTCTGAGCTAACATCCTAGTTGTCTGTGCAACCCCACATCCTTTTCCACTTAACATATATTTTGGGACCTTAGCTGTTGGTCTGGGCTGTTTCCCTTTCGACTACGGATCTTAGCACTCGCAGTCTGACTGCCGAACATGTGTATTAGCATTCGGAGTTTATCTGAGATTGGTAATCCGAGATGGACCCCTCACCCAAACAGTGCTCTACCTCCAATACACTTACA contains:
- a CDS encoding 6-phosphogluconolactonase, producing the protein MELKKFDSQDELVEQIVKIVSDIISKKPDAVLCFACGETPRPVMDKLFEVRKNGEIDFSRVRLLGLDEWIGVGRGTVGSCSQMLYDDFFSPMKFRTDQINIFDGLSKNLDVDIKNINQIVEELGIDFVLLGIGMNGHIGLNEPGFNPDEKAHVVELSDMTKKVMAKYFDQEINLQQGITLGFSQLLSAQKIILMATGERKAKIVKEIVNSEPNNSLPASMFKQSEHESFFFIDEAAGAKL
- a CDS encoding PTS sugar transporter subunit IIA, with translation MQLIITGHGHYATGLQSTVQLLAGTLSGVEFIDFTAEMSESDLEQQFPKMDDLVFFCDLVGGTPYKQAVLIASQYKNVAVVAGCNIGALLEVALQNDIPNFEDAHELAQLFIESSHSAIQEFTAKKYVEIPEDEGFNGTKKI
- the agaB gene encoding PTS galactosamine transporter subunit IIB, yielding MTEPNIVLARVDNRLVHGQVGVVWTAQCGTNLLLVANDFAAENELQQTLMSATAESSGVGIRFWTLKKTIDMIHKASPRQKIFLIIQTPEDALILVKGGVKFSSLNIGNMHYSEGKIGLSNKVFVDEIDKQAFRDLIGLGIEVYLQELPNDKKVVVTNDFLEKNK
- a CDS encoding MurR/RpiR family transcriptional regulator; the encoded protein is MTITKLASISHVSAATIERTLKKSGYDGYSDYKSSKKNRPHYILKESGFSVVAQELIEKNREEVNRTIDLLVLGDIEEIVHLIHKSQNIYIMSAGPTKSVANYFASKLQLSGKSCIALDDKDYMLFYANKMGREDLLLILSLYGETEEIILAGEIAKKNHANMVTLTSEGESTLAQQADYKMICYKSHLKKFGMTTDTASRISLEIIARVLLDMWSIYKNLGNITGAK